In a genomic window of Paracoccaceae bacterium:
- a CDS encoding DUF6499 domain-containing protein: protein MTKDWQDEAAYKHFDSLDLSGLAWECLRRNSDYRANYPRMRDGLKSPAAWGLRFPG from the coding sequence ATGACCAAAGATTGGCAAGACGAAGCGGCTTACAAGCATTTCGACAGTCTCGACCTGTCCGGGCTGGCCTGGGAATGCTTGCGCCGCAATTCCGACTATCGCGCCAATTACCCGCGAATGCGGGATGGATTGAAATCACCGGCTGCATGGGGGTTACGATTTCCCGGTTGA